The sequence below is a genomic window from Phyllostomus discolor isolate MPI-MPIP mPhyDis1 chromosome 11, mPhyDis1.pri.v3, whole genome shotgun sequence.
TAGTCTTTCCTTTACACTGGTCAGAGGAGAGTGGCTGGCTTGTTGTGCACAAGGATGGGTGCCTTCTTCCATCGGCTCATGCATTCAGCAAGTTACCCTTCCTCTTTATTGCTCTCTCCGCTCGCCCCATACCCCCAACATACGCTTCCCATAGAGGCTTATCACTGAGTCAGAGGTAGGATGGGAATGGGTTAAAGCAGCCCATCCCTCTGGCACTGAGGAACGGGCAGGCTTGGCAGATGTCATGGCCCCAGCTGCCACTCCTCCTGCTAATTCTCCCTGGGTGGAGACACTCGCCCTCCACCTCCCATCCCAACTCCCTAGCCTCCCCGCCTGTAGCCCCAGGCAGATGAGACCCACTTTCGGGCTGGCAAGAGTTCCGGCATGGGCACTGCCACCCAAACACcaactgtttgtgtgtgtgtgtttatgtatgtgtagTGGGCGTGGGGGTTGGGTGCAGGAGCAGAACCCGGCAGCTGGGCAGTTCCCTCTCCCTGTAAACAAGGGCACGTGACTCTCCCACCTCCTTGTGAGGAAGAACCACTTGAGCAGAGAGAACGGCGCTGCTGCAGCCCAAGAAGACGATCCTGGATTGTCTCGCCAGGGCCAGACTCGCCTGGGCCAGACTCGCCTTCCCTCCGTGGAGAACCTTCTCCCTGGGGCCCAGTCCAGTTGGCAGGAAGGGAAGCAGCTGCTCTGGACTCACTCAGGTGTGTCTCGCACCCCTTCCTCTTCCAGCAACAGCTACCTGGAGACGGAGCCATCATCACCGCAGCCACCGGGCAGCTGTCACGGTTTCTGCCACCTCTAAGATGTGCCCCGGTAACTGGCTCTGGGCCTCCATGACTTTCATGGCCCGCTTCTCCCGGAGTAGCTCGAGGTCTCCCGTTCGCACCAGAGGGCCCTTGGAGGAGATGCCAACCGTTCAACATCCCTTCCTCAATGTCTTTGAGTTGGAGAGGCTTCTCTACACAGGCAAGACAGCCTGTAACCACGCCGATGAGGTCTGGCCAGGCCTCTACCTCGGAGACCAGTATGTACCCAGCAAACCGGAGCCAGGGccgactgtgtgtgtgtgtgtgtgtgtgtgcgtgctcgCGCGCACACGCATGAGCATGGGtgtggaagaagaaaggagaagggtggCAGAGAGGCACTGAGTGGTATTGTCAGTTCCAGATTGAGGAtcaaggggtgggggtgcatgGGCGGAGTGGAGGCTGCAGGGTTTGGGGGGCTGGGCAGGATGATTGACCTACCCCACTCGGAACAGAATGACTCTGTTCAATAATGTCACTTATTTAGCAAGACTTCTTACTGAAGGCTATGGACCAGACATAACAGATGATTTATGTGACCTTCCATCTATCGTGCTATGGCTctgggaatgaaaaaaaaaaaggcagtcatGGGAGCCAGCATCAGTGGGTAGGAAGGTGAAGGGTTGACCAAGCCAAGTGGCAGTGTATGCAGAGGTTCTGCGATATGGGGCTATGGAGAGAAGAGCATCAGCGGAAACGTCGTCCCCGCTTCCGTCTCTCGGGGGCTCTATAGTATACAAGCAGTTTTTCACATGCATTTTCTctcttaatcttcacaacagccttGTGAGGTAGGTACCACTATCCCCaggttacagatgaggaaactgaagctcagagaagttgtgactggcccaaggtcacacgggtcgtaagtagcagagccaggacttggagGTTCAAGTTCAGTGCTCTTTCTACTTGAGAAGTTTGCACTGGACAGGGCATCTGCCCTGAGATATGACCATGTTACCCGAGGGGCATCTACCACTAAGGGGTATGAGCCACATGAGCACCTAAAGGTAGCGTCATAAAACAGGGTAAATGTGAGCATGAAATAACTGGCAAAAGAGCATTCCGGGTGTCAAAGAGAGTACAAAGCAACAAGGGAGGCAGGTGTGGGAGCAAGGGTCAGAATCATGTAATCTCAAGGTTAGTGGGGATGTTCAATGCGAGCTGGTCCAGTCTGATGTCCCATCCAATGTCCCATGCCCCTCCGTTGCTCCACGCCTATACTCTGACCTCCTCTCTCTGCTTGAATACCCCGGTGACGGGAAAATCACTCTCTCCCATGGTGCTCCCACCTTTCTTCAGCCACACTCCACTGTTAGTACGGACTTCTTGCATGAAGTACACATCCAGTAAATCCTTCCTACAGATCAAGTAAAGTCCCACAGCCTTGGAGCACTGGCCAATATTTTAATAGGACTATTGTTCATCCTCCTCCAGGcaaccctccccactccctccaggtCAGACTTCCTCCACATTGcccatcttcctccctccattccgGGTCATCAGTAAGCAGAGTGGAGGCCTCGGGCGGTGACATTAGCTTGGCAGTGGGCAGAGCACAGACCAGGGACTCTTGCCCCCCAGCCttgcttccccaccctccctctaaCCTCTACTCAATGCAGGGACATAGCTAACAACCACCGCGAGCTGCGGCGCCTGGGCATCACCCACGTCCTCAACGCCTCACACAGCAGGTGGCGAGGCACGCCCGAGGCCTACGAGGGGCTGGGCATCCGCTACCTGGGTGTCGAGGCCCATGACTCGCCAGCCTTTGACATGAGCATCCACTTCCAGACGGCTGCCGACTTCATTCACCGGGCGCTGAGCCAGCCTGGAGGTAGGCGGGGAAAGCAAGGAGGGAAGGGACAGGGGCCGCTGGGTTAGGGAGGAGCCCGAGGGCTCCGGAGTGGGGAGAGACAGATTCTAATGACAGGACAAAATGCTCAGGTATAAtgttaaggaaagaaaaacattctcgcggccatttttaaaagattttatttatttatttttagagagggaagggggagagagagagagagaaagcgagagagagagagagagagagagagatgtgcagttgctgggggccatggcctgcaacccaggcatgtgccccgactaggaattgaaccttcCATgcgtggttcgcagcccgcgctcaatccactgagctacgccagccagggctcgaccgtttttaaaatacatgaaataacgtgaagacattttaaaaaatgagaaggaaCTAAACCAAAGTGTTGAGAGTGGCAAGTTGTACCTGGGTGGTAAGATTATGGGTGACATATTTGAGTCTTTTGCTACTTGACACATTTCCATACTTTCCAAGTTTCTCTACTTTGAGCAGTTTTcgcttaataaaaaaaatttgtacttaataaaaaatatattgaacgCCTCCCCGCAAAATAGTTGACAGAAACAGCAAgatggaagggtgggggagagtggaggaGGGCCGGGTTAGACTCAGGGTGTTTTCGCTGGATGCGCTCAGCAAAGATCCCCTGAGGCCCTCCTCTGCGCAGAGCTGGGTCCCGCACCACTTATGAGTCTCTACCTCCGGGCCCTCCCTGGGTCTGTGGACGCTGACCTGCTGCATGTCCTCCACCTCGTTCAGTCTAGAGAACTGGCTGGGGGTCTGCATTCTCACCACCACTCATCTGGGCCCGCCCTGTCTCCATGCACCTCCACATCCCCCTCCCTGATGGTGTAAGTAGCCCTCTCCCTCTAACCACCGCCTGTGTGTCCGTCCGCACAGGGAAGATCCTGGTGCACTGCGCTGTGGGAGTGAGCCGATCCGCCACGCTGGTGCTGGCCTACCTCATGCTGTACCACCGCCTCACCCTCGTGGAGGCCATCAAGAAAGTCAAGGACCACCGAGGCATCATCCCCAATCGAGGCTTCTTGAGGCAGCTCCTGGCCCTGGACCGCAGGCTGCGGCAGGGTCTGGAGGCATGagggggtggagcagggaggTCGAGCCAGGCGTGGGGTAGGTCCCTGGCTCCCTGCTGGAGAGAGAAGGCCCAGGTGGCAGGTAGCTAGAGGCCCAGATAACCCATCCTCCCCGGCAGGCAGAAGAGTGAGAGGGCTGAGGCGTGGCGCCCCATTACTATTTGTCCGGGTGGGATGCggagtgagggtggggagtgTGATGGACACCCAGGAGGGAGTCCAGCAAGGAAGGAAGCCGCTAGGCTGTAGGCAGAAGTCTGTCCTGGGATCTGCACACCATTGGATTCCTGCCagagcgcccccctcccccccccccccccgcggtgATTCAGAGCCCCTTCTCCGCTTTGTGCCCACGTGTTCCCCTTTCTCACTCATCAAAACAAAAGGGTCATCTCTGTCCTGTGCTTGTGCAGGGAGAGTCGGGGCTGCAGCAAGTGTGAACGTGACGGTGTAGAGCTGTGTGGAGATGGTAGCGTAGAGACAGACGGTGCAGAGGTGGTATGAGAAGCTGTGAAACCCGAGGGAGAAACCCACAGACTTGTTACTCCAAGCACAGGAAGAGCAGGTGTGGGAGGGTTGGCACTGTGCCCGTGGGTGCCGGTTGTGGCCCAAAGCGACAGAGATGCATGACTGGGAGTCTTTACAGAATCGCTCGCTTACAGGGTGCAATTGtcttggggaaaaataaagatggtgGACAAGAAGAGAACCTCTTGGAGTCATTGGCAGCTTGTTTGAGTTCTGTACCTCTCCTCTGTGAACCCGAAGTCCCATTTCACACTCCTTAGTGAAATTTTGAACTGTTGTTTCCAGCTATGTCCACACAGAGGCAGCAGAGGACCAAAAAAATAAGCCTCCGTTCACAAGCTGGAGAgtgtaagaaatataaatttattttcaaaaagtcaACCTGGTTTCTACAGCAAGTCCTCACAGTGATGGGATAGCAGAATATTATCTCAAGCCAATCCCAATGTAAATCCTACCTTGAGAGGTTTGG
It includes:
- the DUSP26 gene encoding dual specificity protein phosphatase 26 is translated as MCPGNWLWASMTFMARFSRSSSRSPVRTRGPLEEMPTVQHPFLNVFELERLLYTGKTACNHADEVWPGLYLGDQDIANNHRELRRLGITHVLNASHSRWRGTPEAYEGLGIRYLGVEAHDSPAFDMSIHFQTAADFIHRALSQPGGKILVHCAVGVSRSATLVLAYLMLYHRLTLVEAIKKVKDHRGIIPNRGFLRQLLALDRRLRQGLEA